A genomic stretch from Bradyrhizobium quebecense includes:
- a CDS encoding exodeoxyribonuclease III, giving the protein MRFSVTTWNINSVRLRIDIVAKFLKSARPDVLCLQETKCIDDAFPLKRFKRLGYEHVALNGQKGYHGVAIVSRLPFETTDIRTFCDKIDSRHISVSFGEKAQLSKPLVLHNFYVPAGGDIPDPALNPKFEHKLQFLDEMKACEPLHPRGDDRHILVGDLNVAPHENDVWSHKQLLKVVSHTPVETEKLLAAQAHGEWFDIARERIPMSEKVYTWWSYRAADWTVGDRGRRLDHIWVSRALKDQVSDFKITRDARSWERPSDHVPVTAVMEV; this is encoded by the coding sequence ATGCGGTTCTCCGTCACCACCTGGAACATCAACTCGGTGCGCCTGCGCATCGACATCGTCGCCAAATTCCTGAAGAGCGCGCGGCCGGATGTGCTGTGCCTGCAGGAGACCAAGTGCATCGACGATGCATTTCCGCTAAAGCGCTTCAAACGGCTCGGCTATGAGCACGTCGCGCTGAACGGGCAGAAGGGCTATCACGGCGTCGCCATCGTCTCGCGCCTGCCGTTCGAGACGACCGACATCCGGACGTTCTGCGACAAGATCGACTCGCGGCACATCTCGGTTTCCTTTGGCGAGAAAGCGCAGCTTTCAAAACCGCTGGTGCTGCATAATTTCTACGTGCCGGCCGGCGGCGACATTCCCGATCCCGCGCTCAATCCGAAGTTCGAGCACAAGCTGCAATTCCTCGACGAGATGAAGGCCTGCGAGCCGCTGCATCCGCGCGGCGACGACCGTCACATCCTGGTCGGCGACCTCAACGTCGCGCCGCATGAGAACGACGTGTGGTCGCACAAGCAGCTGTTGAAGGTGGTCTCGCATACGCCGGTCGAGACCGAGAAGCTGCTCGCAGCCCAGGCCCATGGCGAATGGTTCGACATCGCGCGCGAGCGGATCCCGATGTCGGAAAAGGTCTACACCTGGTGGAGCTATCGCGCCGCGGACTGGACCGTCGGCGACCGCGGCCGCAGGCTCGACCATATCTGGGTCTCGCGTGCGCTGAAGGATCAGGTTAGCGATTTCAAGATCACCCGCGACGCCCGCAGCTGGGAGCGCCCGTCGGATCATGTGCCGGTCACGGCGGTGATGGAGGTTTAG
- a CDS encoding outer membrane lipoprotein carrier protein LolA — MAKHLIDRGTRTALALLVTAAIAGGATAQNAPATPKSVANAGPKAAPKAKDAGAQSNADKGPATTGATQAPPDPVIPDPRRNVPANIFQTFDANQKAQAAKVSAYLSSLQTLVGNFVQVGPDGTKTKGDFYIQKPGKLRFEYDNPSTIEVIADGSSVAVRDRRLATQDIYPLSQTPLRYLLSDRIDLMKDTNVVSVTADDVFVSITIEEKQALVGTSRFLLMIGAKDGKLKQWTVTDPQGYDTTVAVYNLDATQKPDPGLFKIDFTTYPGSSPG, encoded by the coding sequence ATGGCAAAACATCTCATTGACCGCGGCACGCGCACTGCGCTGGCTCTTCTCGTCACCGCCGCGATCGCCGGCGGCGCGACTGCGCAGAATGCGCCGGCGACGCCGAAATCCGTGGCCAACGCGGGACCTAAGGCTGCACCGAAAGCCAAGGACGCCGGCGCGCAGAGCAACGCGGACAAGGGCCCGGCCACCACGGGCGCCACGCAGGCGCCGCCGGACCCGGTGATTCCCGATCCGCGCCGCAACGTGCCCGCCAACATCTTCCAGACCTTCGACGCCAACCAGAAGGCGCAGGCCGCCAAGGTCTCGGCCTATCTGTCGTCGCTGCAGACGCTGGTCGGAAATTTCGTCCAGGTCGGTCCCGACGGCACCAAGACCAAGGGCGATTTCTACATCCAGAAGCCCGGCAAGCTGCGCTTCGAATATGACAATCCGAGCACCATCGAGGTGATCGCCGACGGCTCGTCGGTCGCGGTGCGCGATCGCAGGCTCGCCACCCAGGACATCTATCCGCTGTCGCAGACCCCGCTGCGCTATCTGCTGTCGGACCGCATCGACCTGATGAAGGACACCAACGTCGTCAGCGTCACCGCCGACGACGTGTTCGTCAGCATCACGATCGAGGAGAAGCAGGCGCTGGTCGGCACCAGCCGCTTCCTGCTGATGATCGGCGCCAAGGACGGCAAGCTCAAGCAGTGGACCGTCACCGATCCGCAGGGCTACGACACCACAGTTGCAGTCTACAATCTCGACGCGACGCAGAAGCCCGATCCGGGGTTGTTCAAGATCGACTTCACGACGTATCCGGGTTCATCGCCGGGTTAG